Sequence from the Metopolophium dirhodum isolate CAU chromosome 2, ASM1992520v1, whole genome shotgun sequence genome:
AAATGATTTAACATTCTTCGAGACCCCACCCCGAGTATTTACTGAGTCATTGCATGCTGAAGTCTACAAAGACctagattaatttaatttgcaaCCGATGGTATTTGTAACGAAAAATGTTTAGTCGTAAATGCATAAAGTAAACGGTTTACAGAGGTTGAAAATATAagacatttaaatacctacattttatagttaGATACTGCAGttactaatttactattaatatattctaaaaacaaaaattaattgaatgaaCGCAATGAAAAGCGTTgggagattttttttaaatctattaggtaggtacctaattcttactacattttgtttgataattttttattttatttcatattttataatttttttttgtgttgtttaTGTAAACAATTAGCTATTTATGGAAAGGGGTCTGCcgtgttatactgttataattgCTATTATCGtttgaatataaatactaatgaattttaattcatatatgatattattatattatgtgtttgacatttaataaataatgaacactggtcattaataatttatctcattcaaaactaacctaacctagttcTTACCGTAGCCCATAGGTAACTGTACTTtagtattatatctataatacgtacctatacataatatttaagttacaCTTGGCGACTGGCGtgatttcaaagttcaaattataacacttgattataaaaataatactatatataatacctaagtaCACGAATGCTCTATAGTCTATAGGAAAGTCTTTCAAGTTAACTAACCTCACGTGCATTCCACAAAACATcgaatataggtattattcgaattggtaggtatattcacgaatatataaataatattaaaattgaattcggCGGAGatgttaataactattataaagaatatatttgctaatttaataaaaacctgTTCTTACAGTACGGAATTTGAATAAGTACGGCCATACCTAACTGTACATCTCGCagtattcataatttgtatattatacttcttcatataagataattataatgTGATATCTATAAATAGTaagcatttgaaatattttatttttttaataattacatattaggcataggtatacatacacattttaaaataaaatagaataaattatatttttggattACTAAAGATAACTATTTCGTGAAGATGTTATAGGTAATACGAATGTATggaatgcattttaaattttgaactggttgtataatactataatagactAGTCGGCACTTATCGATcgttaagtaggtacttaggtagttaggtatatatttacgtaggtagaaaatataatttaattaaagatgttttattatattaatctgtTTGATTTCAATTCATTATCaagacatattataggtatcttaATTCTTAAGCTGTACCTATatgctaatatatttttttttaaattcgtccACGTGTTGTGGACAAGATATAAACCTGCTTAAGTAGGGCGTCTttgaagtataaattataaattcataatattagatacgacgtgcatatatataatatataatatgcatattttaaaaaatattgatcgaTGTTCTTTCTGtttctatacaaataaaatcaaCCTTACCTATTTTGTATTGTCACTTTGGATTTATACACTTCTCTTGAAAAAGagtatattatgcacattaagatgatgataatgatataataagattataaaaaaaagaacattcAAAAAACGTTAGTAAGTATTATTCATTGATGACAGTGGCCATGTGACAGTTATTTAACACACCTATAGCCTAACCTTATCTAACATGACCCAAGAATAAAAGAGAAAATTCTTTAAGACTTCTTCGTAAAAAATCTGTTAATGAACAAACAGAAAAGAAAACTTCTCAGACACGTTTTTATTTCAACGAAACGTGCGTGATTAATTCCTcagcaggtacctatataataataaaatataagtgagacttttgtagaatttttttataaaaatcttatttataaaactttacGGAGCTCAAacggaaaaaaatgtataactgtcTGTGTTAATCTACGTGTTTTGTAGTAAACACAcggttaatttattaattcccgttagtaaacaattttccgTTAGTTATCCATTAATATACTCGTAGGTGTAAAATACTAGGACGTATAGTTTTATATGTGAATTGTGCACtatcatatttttgtgtaaaaactaaaattgtatcaaACAATTGACgaattaacttaataattagaGTAAACTAAAATGCAATGTCCAGTGTTACCACTtaccataattaatattataactcgaacctttaaacttttaaatacgTTTTACTATTTGAGTAATGAGTTATCGATTGATGGAATATGAAAATTGGTTTCTTTATATTTGTGTGCATTTTTTATCCAGTTGGTATATACTTGGtagttaatacttattagttattactcattGGTTTATTACccatctataaaatatgtaggtactcagTACTTACCTACTATCTTACCTACTATCAGCAGCTATAACAAATTTCAGAATAATACAATACCTTAAACTTTACagaatataatcaatttaatatatatttttttaaactaaaattccaGTTCACATTTAAAACCATTCTATGatttctgtataaaatataagtactagGTAGATATCAGAGATACCAGAGGTAcctgtatgtataggtacctatacgcccgcctgtacatttatattacattcCCAAGAAgcatttgtgtgtgtgtacctatacaattattacatcaCGAACGTGTGAGAATGAGCTACTCGCATCGATATgagaactaattttatttttattgattaagtacctatgaaaatgatttttgcaCATGCAAAATCATTATCTGGACTATgctatttaattaggtacctacctatgtaataataatattcatacagcaaagactatttttttattgcgGTTAACTTCAAAATGAAAACTAGTTTTGAATACCTAAACCTACGAACCACTGACGACGACACCGCTATAAAAACCCAATTTGCCAATTCTCccatgatacaataatattacaatacctatatattttcttCCGTCAAGTTCAAGTACACGATAATTATGTAGATCAAAAACTAGAATAATTACTCGTAGTGGGATTGTTAAGGTTATACGCGTCACAAACTCACAAACTCACAAGatgtaactaaaaattaaaccggattttttaaataatatctagcTGCGACTAGGTATGATGTTTCAACTTCATGTttagtgtatacatattatctacaagttacaactgtacaagtgtacaactaaataatacctaatatgtcacacctatatacatacttattacagttatattatatagtgtaggtattgtatttaaaaacactGAAATAAAACATCTAGAAGATGAATTAACATTTCTAAACTAAAATTTGcagcataaatgtataataatataatggctcTAAATTCTAAAGACGACTGTGAACATAAACATACGGTACATTCAGTTATTTCAGCCCCAGCAGTGAGATTGTGTTCTTTTGCCGGTTTTATAATGGTGATTTTAATTACCCGTTCAAGGCTATATCCGATGAGCCATTTGAAAAGCTCGTTTTTTTAAAGGGAAATTACAACTATggcttatttatttaaagtttttaactataagttttaattttaatatattaactattctTATTACCTAGGTAGTCACTAATATAATTagtacttgtttttttttttaaattgtaatttgtaatttaattttccaccgtaattatttactaactgtttaagtaatttataatttgtaaatcatTACTTTTTTGGGGTAATTTGCCAATCCCTGAATGTAACCAGCTAGGTACATAAAAGACAACGTACTTTTAttggattaatattaaaaagtcgTATTACATAAAAAGTGGATTATTAGGTTCTGAAAAGTTTAAAAGTATGATTCTAATATGCTCTacaaaatccttaaaaaaaaatatattcttaaatattgtattactcttctttaaacaagtaaaatattatgctgaAAACTCAAAATACGTTTCTTTTTTacgtcaaataatttaaaaatctatatacCTGCAGTTACGatggaaacataatattaagtaaaatgtataaaatattgtatattatgttattattaaactttatacatttttaatatttacacttaTCATCCATTCATTATTTGCAcatcatgtaataatatacttaaacttgaaaataattattgcatacCTTCtctttggtaaattatttaaatgcagtCATACTCTAAACaatcaaacaaattattgaacaatttctatttaatttttaaattaaaaacatttttttttgtctcgtCATTTTTGAGAATATACTCGTGAAATGAACAAATACAATGatttatgaacaaataataCAGTACATccttaaatatgaaatatatgtaGGCTGAATATTctttaatcttaaaaatatgattttataatatgcaaaatacatttttttctacaaattctGTACTGGAAAAGTTGTCCAGAATTTCCCCTCTGTTAAGCtccataaaatcaataaaaatattatgtataaacctAAAAACCGGCCCTTTAGACTTATATAAGTACTCCCAAGGTACACATTTTATGTTTAAGGTACCaacataaactttaaaataacatattatgtagactGTACTGTAGAGTGCATAACCACATACCACATGGTACCTaggcatttaataaatatacaacatttaatcaATGCTGATGGTAGGTATTCTGAAATAGAGTTATCGGCACTATAGATTTgcttaaaatataagtaggtaggttagTACTCAACTACTTAAATGTATCAAAGAACGTCTgacacaatattttacaaacggCGCCGCCTTCAGTATAATTGGCAAAATTCttcatgtaggtataatatattgaatgttatcaaatgttcataaataataaatcaaagttGAAAATGAATAGGTACTTGTATTTGCGCAATTTTCTTTTActgtaatagtttattaatatgaGACCAGGGACGATCTGAGGATgacatattaatgaataataaccaatgatttaattaagtataaaaagatagttatatattatatgaagcacaataattattattaatatcttatatagttttttttttcataggtattaaaatatatatgtatgggaGGTAAAGaagaacgatttttttatatggCTCGAAAAACTCGTTCTTTGTTCATGCCTTTTTAAATTggattataatgaaaaatctattttcttcCTAGGTCAAGGTACATTCAATGCCACTTTTACATTCAATAGACAGAACTTGAATGTAAGTATGTAAccataaaatactttatttattatatgaacttGATGTTGCGATACTAATGATAGGATTCCCGAAAGATCGAATATAAAATCCGTCaacataagtcataataataataagactttACTAATTACCCGAgtaggtatttttatactaattcatacattttggttaaaattgagtgagtaattaatattaattataaattataatgcaacaTCCAGTATGACCCTATGCCTAAGCCTAATATAgttcataaaatcataattcataagtaataggtacctagtacctaaaaatgacataaaaacacaaaaaacgacctaaaaatgttatatgtttATGTTAATAACCTCAATACTTATAAAACGCTCATAATACTGTTAtctatagttaataaaatttaagtaataaaatgtattcacataaataatatgtaaagttAGGTAAGTACCTGATAAAGTTGtggttttttccatttttcaattatataaaaatttaccaaTGACAAATAATTAACCCGTAATTTTTCTCTCAATTgttgaaaaagtaaaaataccctagaaattcaaaaaatgcaaataaaaattagCTACATAATTATAGATTTGTATGTTATTGATACACATTTTAAGCATgtataatgttctaaaaaaaaaaaaaattcatcaaaataatagatatgggcccttattgcatattatatgttttatgcaCCTAGGACCTAGATACCTACAATATCTAGCTATATAATGCATTAATGCGGTATATAAACTGTTAACTGATGTAGATCAGAGATCCTATTAAATTCTAAGAGTatatttattgctattattcataaattataatcaattatcatTGTATGCAGTGGCGTGCCTAGCTATTTATATGGTCATCTAATCTAATCTTTCTATGGCTCAAACTAGAATCAGGTGAGCATGAGAGGGTGTTAAAATCGTTTATTACAACTATCTTATTgagtataactatattaatataatgcacTATGCaccttgataatattataataatactgccttatattatctaaatatggttcaataataatttcttaaatcataaaatcaatGCAAGATATAACCTTTACTTTATAcgccaaaatcaaaatttgattatttttattgcatttagcataaatcaaaattacaatatttaggtatattctctattactcattagttattttaatactaattattatcacTCTCAAATCTCAATgggtaataaaaacaataaattattatttatcaaaaattataagttagCACTGTAAACTTACGTtgttaatgtattattgtttaagacatttaataagttaaaaagtaataaataataatattataacatcggtTTATAGATTCAATAgacataaacaattaaaaaaaatatatcagaaaacgaaatatttgaaaaatgttgtgttttatTGCTGTTTACTTGTCTAGGAAGAacaatgcattttatattttctataaacataataacatatattataaaaaacacaataatttgaAACTATATCTGAAGCGCTATCTGTTGGTGAGTTACCTAATCAATAGTAGTTGATTataccattaattataaatactagtaaggAGATTTtggtcaaaaaaatgttttataacaattataaatacattttaccatttagactaaaataataaataccaataaataaactatgctgtacataatataaaaatgacatcACTATTATCATTCTAGCAGATGCGACAATTCCGGCTCATTTTTATCAGCAAGGTTCAGCGTCCTTTCTTCATAATTGAAATCTAGACTTAAGTCACACCATAGTCatcatatactttttaaatgataaattagtttcaatttaatttaaacatagccataaattatacataattacatctatttttattttgagcatgtatatactatataagattagaaaattataagtaaattacttatattaatttacacgttaatattatgatttatggtaattatttttaataatattgttagtgaCTGACAATTTTTTGTTCGATAAGGATTTCCATTACTACGGCTTTAtagctttttaatttattttattcaaatataatgaaGTTATAGAAATGAACctacattttaggaaaaaaatagCCCTGAACATACACCCAATGACttatataagctataataaGCTGATGCCAATATAtttcatactaatattatttaaggacAAAAGatatgatttaatttgtatgtcaataattacaaatcaagaaattcaacttttttttattaaacaataaaatattaattttgaatttaaaaatatacaatggcCAATGTAATCACTATTTATAcatgatacctatattatatcaatcatattatatatgcctaaaacctttttaatttatttaacaagttATTTCTTCTCATTGATAATTTTCGTACTCTGAGCcaatattgttttgaattagGATCCAATTTTTGTAACGGTACTGGTCCatctaaaatcaaatataatgtaagCATTATTTTTAACTCTGTTGCTGATGgttataatgtttatagttaaactaattataacaattaatttatataggtactattcaaCTTAATTTGCtcatgtatttagtatttaccataTTCACCGAGAGAATATAAGTGCGTAGAaatcaaaactattaattttttacttaagcGATCTGACCAATAAGATAACAACTTGGGTCTCGGGGCAGAACTGTAGTCGTATGCGCTAAATAGTCATTATAATGACTCGGTGAAAGCAGTATAGTTTATAATGTgcgtattttttaaacaaaaagttAGAATATTAAAGATGTGTTTGCAAAGACAAGAAACTAttcttgaaatttaaatatttaaaggatAATAAGTTTCTGAAAATCATACATATGACACATCTAccacatatattaatatattattcataccaTACAAGTGTAACATTGGatgatttacaattttgtaataaataaattttatataataaattaagatttagaatgatttattatcatttttagtttttatcaagttaaaagtacctattttaacagcacaattataaaatacttgtgatagaaaaaataataactttacaacattgtaaaatactaaaattatatcacaacatttttattttttcacatagatgacaacaaatattatacctgAGTGATATAAAATTaggatttatatttaatattactattattaataatattaggtacctatattcaaatTCCAAAGCCAATCTGGATATTCTGAGTCAGGTTTTAATTCTATATCTTGCCCTTCTTTCAATGTATTGCTCCCGCATACAAAATTGACTAATTTTTTGGCATCTGTTTCAACAGGAATTTCAGATTTTTCTAAAACCGGACCTCCTTTGCccagtttttttttagactttcCCAATGAAATAATTCCTGAAACAGtagatattaaatgttaatataatgtaaatacgtaataactaataactattagcttttttttttttataacttataacattggTGCTTATAGTAACTATCAAACACGATGCATAGAAAGTgggtaattttttttggaacagagtatactatataatacaggGAGTACCCTATTTATACTGGAGACTCCAAAAATGAAATAGTGTGCActgcaaaaatataatcaattctagTAAAATTATGGGCCTTAACATAAATGAAGATGATACCAATTATATGGTAATATCTAGAAGTGTCGTAAACAAAACAAACCTTAAAGTCGGACCAAATTACTTTGAGCAggtgaaaatattcaaatatttttaatttaatatcattgaaaAGAATAATATGCATAAGGAGATACAAATACGGATAAGTGCAATAAACTGTGCATATTTCACCATGAACATGCACCATGTTGAGCTCCAAGATgttatcaaaaaactagaaaatttTACACTTGTTATTTGCGCCCAGTAGCAACGTACGCATGTGAAATCTGGTCCACTACTGCAAGGAGATAGAGAAAAGCTACTAACAATTGAAAGAAAAGTTTTGAGGAAAATACACGGGCCCACAGGAAACCAAAATAGAGAGTATGAAAGAAGGAAAAATGCGGAACTAGAAAACCTGTACAAAAAACCAAACATTGGAAAGTATCTAAAGGCGAAACAACTGAAGTAGGCTGGTCATGTGTGATGAAAGTCTTATTCACAATGCACTGGTCAGGAACGCTGGAAAAAAGTGGCCTAGAGGAAGACCCCGTCAACAGTGGCTGGAGAGTGATCAAGGATGCAAAAGAAGTAGGCAATAGGATAACGATAGAAATAGCAAGAAATCGTGACTGTTGGAAAGACTTAGTAAAAGCGTGTAAAAGGTATTACGTCTGTtaagcagtaaaaaaaaataccgtatAAAACagattatatgtataatataacttaccaCTAGGTGATGCGTATGAATTATTTGGTATTTGAACACAACTAcgaacataatttaatttcattagtTTAAGCATTGTAACGTTTTTATATCgtccaatattaattattattatttaagaaacaGACTATAGAAAATATACGGCAGACGGCAGTACGGCATCGTCCTCGGGGCTCGGGCCTCAGAGCAGTTTCCTTATCACAGTTCCATTATCAGTTTATCACATAAGTAGTCATAATCACGGtcacggtttaagatatactTAAACCATGATCTGGGCCACGAACATATAATTATAGCATGATCTgggcatagataataaagatatggataggccacggctatgttgaatatatttgagaccgcgttcccggaggggaggcaattgaggctcctttatccATAGCCGTGATCACGGCCTTAGAAGATATCTTCTAAGGCCGTGATATTAACACTGTATGAGGCCGCGTTTTTTTTTGTGGGAGAGAGAAAATATCTTTAAGAATGTTCTCTCTCTTTCATGGGGTATTATTTAAGGTTATGTTCAAACTTCAAATAATTGCCGCCCGCcggtataatatgaaatattctaaatttctaacatggaatttattataataataatataatatacctattaagacTTTTGACTTTTGAGACTTTTGAGACTTTTGAGTTTTGAGTAGTTTTtggcatgatataatatttaccattttaCCCCATATAACCTCAAAATTGATAGTAATACATGAACGCATGATAAGCTTCAATGGCCTATcccacggtcttagaagataaggtTGGACAACTATACATTATCAGCATTCCGCTTAGTGAGGCAAATCCATTTCAAAATTTGGCCTCTGTAGTATTGAGCGCTGCCCTGCAGACTTTTTTCGATGTTATAATAACAAGTTTAAAATAACCTTCGACCATATAAACtagctagtttattataaaccaaCTAGTTTATATGGttggagaaaataatataataatatgatccatAAAAATAACCCCGAATgccatataaatattgttcttaatCTTAAAATAAGACTAACCGGCAGCGCTTTTGCGGCAACTTGGGAAATGTTTTTGCCTCATTAAGCGGAAATATTGTAATAGGCGGGAGGGTGGGAAGTTGTCCGaccttatcttctaagaccgtggcttatccatatttttattatctatggatcTGGGTCATAAAGTTTAatacacggactaagatataatggactggaaatgACATGGTCGGCGGGGGTCGGGGGACGGCCACGAAAAGGTGTCACTTAGCTGATAAGAATactgttcttgaagttttcagcgctactggtggttttatttggctacacaatttgtatcttagtccgtgttatATGCAGAGGGCGTTGTGAACTCCAGGAACACGGGTGACCCCCCGCACTTTGCCTCTTGTATATACATTCGTGGCcgtgataagctgctcgtttccagtccattatatcttagtccatgGTTTGATaccatataataaatagttaataaaagtccgattttaattttgaaaacgtattttaattccttattctCTTTTCTAGGTTATGTAGGAAATCGATTTTCGAtttcattattgtttaattaatataacaccaaatttattttcttttttttttttcaaaattcacctTAACTTTAGTgtaacttaaacaaaaaaaaaaataaaaaatccgaATTTTACATATCCTAGAAAAGAGAATaaggaattcaaatatgttttcaaaattaaaatcggactTTTGGTATTGGGTGAATTTTTGTCctgcttattggtctaaatgtataaaaaaacgaGCCGCTTTCAACAGTTGTGTATTTCTGAAGAAGGCAATTTACTTATATATCTTCAAACCTTGCCCTTTGCAGTGTCGTATTTACGGGGGGGTCCATGGGGTCCGGACCCCTCCCATTAACTCGTGTCTCGTACATgttaaattttgtgtttttacattattaagaaaaacaaattttaccaTACGAAACGAGGGATTTGTAAAAACTTTTCGTCGCTTCAACTGtcaaaattttcaattaatatcgtgactttttttttgttatcactTTACATTGACAGTAATACATTGTGATTTTGCGCAGTATTTACACTGGCAAggaaaatctcaaaatccctgtttgagcaacTCCCCGGGTGGGGCTAAAAGGGTGAAAAATGCTTTACTACCTATTCTCGTACCTAccaaatgtacaaaaaatattttatccgaATCGGTCGAGCCGTTACGGAGGCGTTCGTACACTAACACCgtgacacgagatttttatatattagatgattaaaaactcaaaaattttaCATGGACTTTTAAGCTCCCTACGGCTCTGTGTTCTGAAAATGATCTGGGCCCTCCCCATaacaaattcctaaatacgccactgacctTTTGTGCCAACtgccaatatatatataatatatatatatatttacaatatttctttaaatacgACGTTCTTTATAATTTTAGAGGGTGGTGTCAGCACAACCAGACTATGGGGTGAGCTTTTTCACACGCTATACGTAAAACTGACCTCGGGAGAAACAGTCCTGTCTCAAGTCAACTCCTGCGAATTTTAGAGTTTGGCCCTGTGACTTGTTAGACAGTTAACACTCGACAAATGAACCGGAATCGGGTATATAGACATACAGAAGCAACAGCACCCCATTCATCGTGTTTCTTTTCAAATCGACAGCGGCACGGTTAACTGCCTACCCAGAACGACGTCCGTTggaaattccaattttgatatTATCGGAAATATTGCCCTATCGTTTGTACTTTGTACTCTGTGATCGCCATCCTTCGGTATCTGTAGTTGGTGGTTGTATATTTAAAGGCGATTGCTGCCCTCATGCACTTATTTCGTTACATATatagcaatattttttaatttttaaattttttttcattaattaacccgcggaaTATTTGGTTTTTAACTTCGGGGGAGGccgggagggtactgtaggttttagtTTTTgcagaattttcaagtgggcacctgtaggtatctgccacgcccgggtgggggatggcggcctccCTCACCAGAAGAAAAGTGCCACCCGTGGCCGGCTTCaaaccggcgacggtgcgcgtcgcaTCCGACGCCGAATTTTATAATCCTGTTAATTCAAGTCCCTAACGCACACTTTACTATTTAATCAAAGTACAGGTTGGCAAAATTAACAggactatatatattatatatgcaattTTCTTATTGAGAATTATTTATccattagataaatataatcCGTTAGCTCGCATTTAAACTTCCTATTATATCCACAACTTTTAAATGGAAAACTAACTGATCAAATGTCATTATTTGTTTCCTCAATGATTTTATTTCGTATGGAACATATTATCATACCActgatcaaaatttaatttcattagaTCACTTGGCACAATATTACACGCCGAATTGATTTCTAATTTTGATTTCACAGATTTTTATTTCGGACGGGGTATAATATCGTACCATCGATCATAATCCAATAATCCCGATCATATGACACTACATTATACGCCGTCCcgatttttatttgattgttttattttctgcaatataatttattcaaattactatatttatttttatacttataaattttttttcacattagtattgttattattatttttcctttcctctttttttttcaattaatttattttgttagatAAGCTGGTTTATTAGTAtgcgagaaaaaaaatgttttattttatatcttggTTAACTTATGGTACtattgtttctatttttaaattaatttactaactTGTTAGATAGTCtgtcttataatatttctttttaatgttCGGttcattaattaaatgttttattaaatttgcgtATCCTTGTTCCttcaaaacaatattgaatatgcATTTTGTAAACCTCAGTACCTCACGTCCATTTTCGGG
This genomic interval carries:
- the LOC132938703 gene encoding large ribosomal subunit protein mL54 yields the protein MLKLMKLNYVRSCVQIPNNSYASPSGIISLGKSKKKLGKGGPVLEKSEIPVETDAKKLVNFVCGSNTLKEGQDIELKPDSEYPDWLWNLNIDGPVPLQKLDPNSKQYWLRVRKLSMRRNNLLNKLKRF